One Bifidobacterium angulatum DSM 20098 = JCM 7096 DNA window includes the following coding sequences:
- a CDS encoding carbohydrate ABC transporter permease, translating to MSHKNKRGEVSMSRLPGNRSARFVPYLVPGLIGLLVIVVVPFIWNIYLSFTRWRGVGPVKWIGLKNWQRLMSDSTFWTSFANSFWIIVAIVIIPTILGLFISSLLTDVIQKKFGGKTASFLRAMFYLPQLLPVAVAAIIMGWIFRPEDGAVNAMLAKIGLGTLQHNWLGSPDSALPVLMFILVWIQLGYPIVIFMSGLQRVDPELYEAAGLDGANWWQKFRVVTLPSIIPELLVVILTATIGALKTFAPVYLLTKGGPGTATTVPSYYSYNQFFQVQQVGYGAAISTALTIVIIVFSIGFTIVQKHVEKELV from the coding sequence ATGTCGCATAAGAATAAGCGTGGGGAAGTCTCAATGTCGCGACTTCCGGGCAATCGCTCCGCGAGATTCGTTCCCTATCTCGTGCCCGGATTGATTGGCCTGCTTGTTATCGTCGTCGTTCCCTTTATCTGGAACATCTACCTGAGCTTTACCCGGTGGCGTGGCGTTGGGCCGGTCAAATGGATCGGCTTGAAAAACTGGCAACGTCTGATGTCGGACTCCACCTTCTGGACGTCATTCGCCAACTCGTTCTGGATCATCGTCGCTATCGTGATTATCCCGACCATCCTGGGCCTATTCATCTCGTCACTGCTCACCGACGTCATCCAGAAGAAGTTCGGTGGTAAAACAGCATCCTTCCTGCGTGCAATGTTCTATCTTCCGCAGCTGCTGCCGGTCGCGGTCGCCGCAATCATCATGGGGTGGATCTTTCGACCAGAAGACGGCGCTGTCAATGCGATGCTCGCCAAGATCGGACTGGGGACGTTGCAGCATAACTGGTTGGGAAGCCCCGACAGCGCATTGCCCGTATTGATGTTCATCCTCGTGTGGATTCAGTTGGGCTATCCGATTGTGATTTTCATGTCTGGCCTGCAGCGAGTCGATCCGGAACTGTATGAGGCAGCCGGGCTTGACGGCGCGAACTGGTGGCAGAAGTTCCGCGTGGTCACGCTGCCATCCATCATCCCCGAGCTGCTGGTCGTCATCCTGACTGCGACCATCGGCGCGCTGAAGACCTTCGCCCCGGTGTATCTGCTCACCAAGGGCGGGCCCGGAACCGCAACCACCGTGCCCTCGTACTATTCCTACAACCAATTTTTCCAAGTGCAGCAGGTCGGCTACGGTGCTGCCATCTCCACTGCGCTGACCATCGTCATCATCGTGTTCTCCATCGGATTCACAATCGTGCAGAAGCACGTCGAAAAGGAACTCGTCTGA
- a CDS encoding carbohydrate ABC transporter permease, protein MTEVMTRSAARRASKKTQHVRSVGDWATLIILIAAALLVLFPLLVLTVNAFKTSADYNAAGPLSLPKHFTMEGVISFWTTTRFPLKFMNSFVISLVVAVAAVVLSVLNSFALGIGRVKGNTWIVLAIMLANMMPQEALLYPLYSTFKQIGLYNSQLAIIIIFTVIQSAYGTYLLSSVYGTFPQAILEAAAIDGASRWQILRKVVLPISWPTISVLFVFFFVWTWNEYMIPMAFLMSDDVQTIPLALATLQGQRTMDATTLASASLLSIIPTIIFFIIFQRKLSQGITAGAVK, encoded by the coding sequence ATGACTGAAGTAATGACTAGGTCCGCCGCTCGCAGGGCCTCCAAGAAAACACAACATGTTCGCTCCGTCGGTGATTGGGCAACGCTGATCATCCTGATTGCAGCAGCGTTGCTGGTGTTGTTCCCGCTGCTCGTGCTCACGGTCAACGCGTTCAAAACCTCCGCCGACTACAATGCCGCAGGTCCGCTCTCGCTGCCGAAGCACTTCACCATGGAAGGCGTAATCTCCTTCTGGACGACTACGCGGTTCCCGTTGAAGTTCATGAACAGCTTCGTGATCTCATTGGTTGTGGCCGTCGCCGCCGTGGTGCTCTCCGTGCTCAACTCCTTCGCTCTGGGCATTGGCCGGGTCAAAGGCAACACGTGGATTGTGCTGGCAATCATGCTCGCCAACATGATGCCGCAGGAAGCGTTGCTGTATCCGTTGTACAGCACGTTCAAACAAATCGGTCTGTATAACAGCCAACTGGCAATCATCATCATCTTCACTGTTATCCAAAGCGCCTATGGCACCTACCTACTCTCTTCGGTATATGGCACGTTTCCGCAGGCGATTCTGGAAGCAGCTGCAATCGATGGTGCCTCCCGCTGGCAGATTTTGCGCAAGGTCGTACTGCCGATCTCCTGGCCGACCATCAGCGTGCTGTTCGTGTTCTTCTTCGTATGGACATGGAACGAATACATGATCCCTATGGCATTCCTGATGAGTGACGATGTACAGACCATTCCGCTGGCGCTCGCCACATTGCAGGGGCAGCGCACCATGGACGCCACTACATTGGCATCGGCTTCATTGCTGAGCATCATACCGACCATCATCTTCTTCATCATCTTCCAGCGTAAGCTGTCCCAAGGCATCACCGCGGGTGCCGTGAAGTAA
- a CDS encoding glycoside hydrolase family 172 protein, translating to MNENAMLRPGFGGNELDSLTLASTGRTRCVNAENPTGGKGTAATAASALGPSRKGSPCIQTVKAGQSVTLMDVDGPGVIRHMWMTVTDKTSPTGPNVLRNLILECYWDGEETPSVQCPIGDFFCCGHAQSCRINSIPIMVVPNRGFNCFFAMPFEHARIVIRNDHNEDVPAFFYQIDYTEYDELPANAMRFHAQWRRERVTELGRDYVVLDGVRGQGLYVGTYIALTALESRWWGEGEFKMYIDGDDQYPTWCSTGAEDYFGGAWSFAEFDDDGRMREQTFTGPYLGFPFYSQRLSRRESDYWDVNTPITRGLYRWHIPDPIHFEHDLRVEWQQIGTEENGNFERQDDVASVAYWYQFEPHMPFEPIGDRHFRQPR from the coding sequence ATGAATGAGAATGCCATGCTGCGGCCAGGCTTTGGGGGAAACGAGCTTGATTCCTTGACCCTGGCATCGACTGGGCGCACCCGTTGCGTCAATGCGGAGAACCCCACCGGCGGCAAAGGAACCGCGGCTACCGCAGCCAGCGCGCTCGGCCCCTCCCGCAAAGGAAGCCCCTGCATCCAAACAGTCAAGGCCGGTCAAAGCGTGACCTTGATGGATGTTGACGGCCCTGGTGTCATCCGCCATATGTGGATGACAGTAACGGACAAAACCTCGCCGACCGGACCGAACGTGCTGCGTAACCTGATACTCGAATGCTATTGGGATGGTGAGGAAACCCCCTCGGTGCAATGCCCGATCGGTGATTTCTTCTGCTGCGGGCATGCACAATCCTGCCGCATCAATTCGATTCCGATCATGGTTGTGCCGAACAGAGGTTTCAACTGTTTCTTCGCCATGCCGTTCGAACATGCGAGAATCGTCATCCGCAACGACCATAACGAGGATGTTCCGGCGTTCTTCTACCAGATTGACTACACCGAATATGATGAACTGCCTGCCAACGCAATGCGGTTCCATGCGCAGTGGCGTCGTGAACGGGTGACCGAACTTGGCCGTGACTACGTGGTGCTTGATGGCGTGCGTGGGCAAGGCTTATATGTCGGCACCTATATTGCACTCACTGCATTGGAGAGCAGGTGGTGGGGCGAAGGCGAATTCAAGATGTACATCGACGGCGATGACCAGTATCCCACATGGTGCAGCACCGGAGCTGAGGATTATTTCGGCGGCGCGTGGAGTTTCGCCGAGTTCGATGACGATGGGCGTATGCGTGAGCAGACATTCACCGGGCCGTATCTCGGGTTTCCGTTCTATTCGCAGCGACTGTCGCGTCGCGAAAGCGACTACTGGGACGTCAACACCCCAATTACTCGCGGACTGTACCGATGGCATATTCCCGATCCGATCCACTTCGAGCATGATCTGCGGGTCGAATGGCAGCAGATAGGTACGGAGGAGAATGGTAACTTCGAGCGGCAGGATGATGTGGCGAGCGTAGCGTACTGGTATCAGTTTGAGCCACACATGCCTTTTGAACCGATTGGAGACCGTCATTTCCGCCAGCCTCGGTGA
- a CDS encoding DUF3375 domain-containing protein: MERLRPVYETGVLRLLMRANSQLYVALLRSSFDPLTGELPREVLEERFTRALSQLVESGDYAFKDDQTLPDAAHRILVELSREGDGDYAWLANSLDVASHRYLYRLTARAHRAIEALSHLEDTTQALSGAQANSIIMEIEHARMQLTADPHKRIELLNREIEERQKEIEQLEQDGAVEQLSSKQVEDIINVVHNTLRGVPIDLRELALAERDNGDALRRRMQAGAMSVENILSAYHDEYRRSFRESDSGRRFEDAFQVIVTEEGRREIDDAVRDIAKNPYLDGEPGVLLNQVRAELERIYEGIEDVRHQMRASDEAVSRLVRQQTDTRYRTMLGKLNALFAKISGEAKANPNSASRPYHTDTGAVQLAVLPTRPAKPMIHAAPPSLQERESVPTVDSPDLKAMIEVGGPRLRHMMDVIRRSPRMLADGRVDLAASFNALPERERRESEIVGFLSALHAQSDAQYVQWHCVSLDGTPRVWRTKPIAASMQTLDEIVGEE, translated from the coding sequence ATGGAACGTCTCCGCCCGGTATATGAGACCGGTGTGCTGCGTCTGCTGATGCGTGCCAATTCGCAGCTGTACGTGGCGCTGCTCCGCTCCTCGTTCGATCCGCTGACCGGGGAACTGCCCAGGGAAGTCCTCGAGGAGCGTTTCACCAGGGCACTGTCGCAACTCGTCGAAAGCGGTGACTACGCGTTCAAAGACGATCAGACGCTGCCCGATGCCGCGCATCGCATTCTTGTGGAGCTTTCCCGCGAAGGCGATGGCGACTATGCATGGCTTGCGAATTCCCTCGACGTGGCCTCGCACCGCTACCTGTACCGTCTGACCGCACGCGCACACCGGGCGATCGAGGCGCTGTCCCATCTTGAAGACACCACGCAGGCATTGTCCGGCGCCCAGGCCAACAGCATCATCATGGAGATCGAACATGCGCGCATGCAGCTCACCGCCGACCCGCATAAACGCATCGAACTGCTGAACCGCGAGATCGAGGAACGGCAGAAGGAGATCGAACAGCTTGAACAGGACGGGGCTGTGGAACAGCTGTCGTCCAAGCAGGTCGAAGACATCATCAACGTGGTGCACAACACGTTGCGCGGCGTACCTATCGACTTGCGTGAACTGGCGCTCGCGGAGCGCGACAACGGCGATGCGCTTCGCCGCCGCATGCAGGCCGGCGCGATGTCGGTGGAGAACATCCTGAGCGCATACCACGACGAATATCGCAGGTCCTTCCGCGAATCCGACAGCGGCAGGCGTTTCGAGGACGCGTTCCAGGTCATCGTCACCGAGGAAGGCCGCCGCGAGATCGACGACGCCGTGCGCGATATCGCCAAAAACCCGTATCTTGATGGCGAGCCGGGCGTGCTGCTCAATCAGGTCAGGGCCGAGCTTGAACGCATCTACGAAGGCATCGAGGATGTACGCCACCAGATGCGCGCCTCGGACGAGGCGGTGAGCCGTCTGGTGCGGCAGCAGACCGATACGCGCTACCGCACCATGCTTGGCAAGCTCAACGCGCTGTTCGCCAAGATCAGCGGCGAGGCGAAGGCCAATCCGAACAGTGCCTCCAGGCCATACCATACCGATACCGGCGCCGTGCAGTTGGCGGTATTGCCCACGCGCCCGGCAAAGCCGATGATTCATGCGGCCCCGCCGAGCCTGCAGGAGCGTGAAAGCGTTCCGACAGTGGATTCGCCGGATCTGAAAGCCATGATCGAGGTCGGCGGTCCGAGGCTTCGGCACATGATGGATGTGATCAGACGCTCGCCGCGCATGCTTGCCGATGGCAGGGTGGATCTTGCCGCCAGTTTCAATGCATTGCCCGAACGGGAACGCAGGGAAAGCGAGATTGTTGGTTTCCTCAGCGCGCTGCATGCGCAAAGTGACGCGCAGTACGTGCAATGGCATTGCGTATCTCTTGACGGTACGCCGCGAGTGTGGCGCACCAAGCCGATCGCGGCAAGCATGCAGACCCTCGACGAAATCGTGGGGGAGGAGTGA
- a CDS encoding DUF4194 domain-containing protein, giving the protein MAGGTGGTDDRHDTTKRSEVNNQNGNAMEYEPNEITDNAAGGADAQAAQAVDLDRPAEAVANPYALFNGDTGDMTVEARMAAIALKRDRYISDDLYWLVHDDISIRESVTRSLNNDLLELKENRKYRIMYAAPVNGAETSIRSLKTRASLTREEAAMLAFLRIRVLEYENTRVEPKGWIVSHDEIRAALTSGSGYLASSNDEEGSAKKIRSTISRLMTYGYLDQGDGDDMYLITPLVPVVLDGDVADQWLGVSTDDAAESDGIDEAVADGQADGSDKAMDDADGTNASESPRNGDDPYDADEARDAQADVVAQQEAVDLWVSMGTGASDAAGMAGNEHEENL; this is encoded by the coding sequence ATGGCTGGTGGAACCGGTGGAACAGATGACCGACACGATACGACCAAGCGGAGCGAAGTGAACAATCAGAACGGAAACGCCATGGAATACGAACCGAACGAGATAACGGACAATGCGGCGGGCGGCGCGGACGCGCAAGCTGCACAGGCGGTCGATCTGGATCGTCCCGCCGAAGCTGTTGCCAACCCGTATGCCTTGTTCAACGGGGACACCGGAGACATGACCGTCGAAGCGCGCATGGCGGCCATCGCCCTCAAACGCGACCGATACATCAGCGACGATCTGTACTGGCTGGTGCATGACGATATCAGCATCCGCGAATCCGTCACGCGTTCGCTGAACAACGATTTGCTGGAGTTGAAGGAGAACCGCAAGTATCGCATCATGTACGCAGCTCCGGTCAATGGCGCGGAGACCAGCATCCGATCGCTCAAAACGCGTGCGAGCCTGACCCGTGAGGAGGCGGCGATGCTGGCGTTCCTCCGCATTCGGGTGCTGGAATACGAGAACACGCGGGTCGAGCCGAAGGGCTGGATCGTCAGTCATGATGAGATCCGTGCCGCGCTCACCAGCGGTTCGGGCTATCTTGCCTCCAGCAATGACGAGGAAGGTTCGGCGAAGAAGATCCGTTCCACGATTTCCCGTCTGATGACCTACGGATATCTCGATCAAGGCGACGGTGACGACATGTATCTCATCACACCACTGGTGCCGGTGGTGCTGGACGGCGACGTGGCCGATCAGTGGCTTGGGGTCTCGACGGATGATGCCGCCGAAAGCGATGGCATCGACGAGGCTGTGGCGGACGGACAGGCGGACGGCTCCGATAAGGCCATGGACGATGCCGATGGCACGAACGCGTCGGAGTCACCCCGAAACGGAGACGATCCCTACGATGCGGATGAAGCGCGTGATGCACAAGCGGATGTCGTCGCACAGCAGGAAGCCGTGGATCTGTGGGTCTCCATGGGGACAGGCGCATCGGATGCCGCTGGCATGGCAGGCAATGAGCACGAGGAGAATCTGTGA
- a CDS encoding ATP-binding protein has translation MMTDNDMHIIADRWMLESRQVINWGSYEGYHEFKPSMSDKMPVTLLAGASESGKSTLVDAQISLLYPTGTPYNKASNSGRSERNDYTYLRGMLGSSDSENGETPIYLRGRSEDNAPQAVWGAIVDTYLNRTTGAVLSCGKFLYLASGDGRGEVRRQYIAWNRKIDPRKMDRFRDTPFTATMLKKTYPECDSFPNAEGFHAYIWHEMGLSPEACRLLHKIQSADAPSRLDDIFKQGVLGVPEALELARTTVDDYERYDENFRSMEEKAKRIAKLRDIQNQYGEYTEALQARREFDAVNPDDEQGNATLGAWAYSRMAGEVRSGLPIAQRKCKEYERKLEAASRESSDLEIELNEVREQISGIDDGSLARLEGDLERARRDAEETRKQRTSVQARFQQAGETMPNDEESWNAKRDAIAQALDSYDIDKAQRENQRDAMYDEVRDCRKERESLQADLNRQRNQKTRITQAMDEARAMLADAVGLDPKHLPYVAELMDVREDSEAWRVAMNVTYAPIAQTILVDKRYEQGFAKKVSGIDPRLMIRRTWQFVDTEASYDTASTKGWMSSKLRFKAGSPFTGWLREQVASERFDAKCVQTIDDDNRDERQVQTDGQLKSGAHGFHGIKNTHMIIGFVNERYLTELQRKLEKAVEQLAEATIRHERAKRQVDLLRDQKELANFISDMDWSKVDVVGAEHAVEDIKTRIEEIRSNPELAKLTARRDGLLAQVNQANMAKAQAQVDVNSASHIVQAEQDWLDAYGKAEFDDSRLPSVLSNQLTDIYEATYGISSNVNRAEIITANVVGGSGVFADRVLHNMANEIRKRITSLNDQAGVMRANVETRMADYLGSYAPDDNMVTASVEEYRFYVEELKSLDMLSTRKATDEEYVNSLEKLRMSFMQIARAVDTDKKRIDEQLDRINAMLKGQQFGPRHGSLSISAEVHNPEHEFVGLMKNTIADLNDWKQSDQGNPAATRKQFERCRALVERLRQELGQVRDANGIKSYGAKNLDPRCRCSFYALVKHEDGPDERITSTGGRSGGALQELTSFIYGAALIYLLGGDVTGQPTYTTLFLDEALIKADGRYTQRALGVLPKLGFQVIVSAPESKTAEILEVATKAYVAYKDASNGRSYLQEITSDEITRLESEIAADMDGETGEGRTDGDAESGDGSDR, from the coding sequence GTGATGACTGACAACGATATGCATATCATTGCGGACCGGTGGATGCTGGAAAGCCGTCAGGTGATTAACTGGGGATCATATGAGGGCTACCACGAGTTCAAGCCGTCCATGAGCGACAAGATGCCGGTCACCCTGCTTGCGGGAGCCAGCGAATCCGGAAAGTCCACGCTGGTCGACGCGCAGATCTCCCTGCTGTACCCGACCGGTACGCCCTACAACAAGGCTTCCAATTCCGGTCGTTCCGAGCGTAACGATTACACCTACCTGCGGGGCATGCTCGGTTCCAGCGACAGCGAGAACGGCGAGACCCCGATCTATCTGCGCGGCCGGAGCGAAGACAACGCCCCGCAGGCCGTGTGGGGCGCGATCGTGGACACGTATCTGAACCGTACCACCGGGGCGGTGCTTTCCTGCGGCAAATTCCTGTATCTTGCGTCCGGCGATGGTCGTGGCGAGGTTCGCAGGCAGTACATCGCATGGAACAGGAAAATCGATCCGCGCAAGATGGATCGCTTCCGCGATACGCCGTTCACTGCCACCATGCTGAAGAAAACGTACCCCGAATGCGATTCCTTCCCGAACGCGGAAGGCTTCCATGCGTACATCTGGCATGAAATGGGGCTGAGCCCGGAGGCTTGCAGGCTTCTGCACAAGATCCAATCCGCGGATGCGCCATCGCGCCTGGACGATATCTTCAAACAGGGCGTGCTTGGTGTGCCCGAGGCGTTGGAACTGGCCCGTACCACCGTCGACGATTACGAACGGTACGACGAGAACTTCCGCAGCATGGAGGAGAAGGCCAAGCGTATCGCCAAACTGCGCGACATTCAGAACCAATATGGCGAATACACCGAAGCATTGCAGGCCAGGCGTGAATTCGACGCGGTCAACCCGGACGATGAACAGGGCAATGCCACGCTCGGTGCCTGGGCGTACTCCCGTATGGCCGGCGAAGTGCGTTCCGGTCTGCCGATCGCACAGCGCAAATGCAAGGAGTACGAGCGCAAGCTTGAGGCCGCAAGCCGGGAAAGCAGCGACTTGGAGATCGAACTGAACGAGGTCAGGGAGCAGATCAGCGGCATCGACGACGGCTCGCTCGCACGGCTCGAAGGCGATCTGGAACGTGCGCGCAGGGACGCCGAGGAGACACGCAAACAACGCACGAGCGTGCAAGCCCGCTTCCAGCAGGCCGGCGAAACCATGCCGAACGATGAGGAAAGCTGGAACGCCAAGCGTGACGCCATCGCCCAGGCGCTCGACTCCTACGATATCGACAAGGCGCAGCGTGAGAACCAGCGTGATGCGATGTATGACGAGGTGCGTGACTGCCGCAAGGAGCGTGAAAGCCTGCAGGCCGACCTGAACCGTCAGCGCAATCAGAAAACCCGTATCACGCAGGCCATGGACGAGGCACGCGCCATGCTGGCCGATGCGGTGGGGCTCGATCCCAAGCATTTGCCGTATGTGGCCGAGCTGATGGACGTGCGTGAGGATTCCGAGGCCTGGCGTGTGGCGATGAACGTCACCTATGCGCCGATCGCGCAGACCATTCTGGTCGACAAGCGCTACGAGCAGGGCTTCGCCAAGAAGGTCAGCGGCATCGACCCGCGTCTGATGATCCGCCGCACCTGGCAGTTCGTGGATACCGAAGCCTCGTACGACACCGCGAGCACCAAGGGGTGGATGTCCAGCAAGCTTCGCTTCAAAGCCGGTTCGCCGTTCACGGGCTGGCTGAGGGAACAGGTCGCGTCGGAACGCTTCGACGCGAAATGCGTGCAGACCATTGACGACGATAACCGTGACGAACGCCAGGTGCAGACGGATGGCCAGCTGAAATCCGGTGCGCATGGCTTCCACGGCATCAAGAACACTCATATGATCATCGGTTTCGTCAACGAACGGTATCTGACCGAGTTGCAGCGCAAGCTTGAGAAGGCCGTCGAGCAGCTGGCCGAGGCGACGATCCGTCATGAACGCGCGAAGCGCCAGGTGGATTTGCTGCGAGACCAGAAGGAACTGGCGAACTTCATCTCCGATATGGATTGGAGCAAGGTCGATGTGGTCGGTGCCGAGCATGCGGTCGAAGACATCAAGACACGCATCGAGGAGATTCGCAGCAATCCCGAACTCGCCAAGCTGACGGCGCGGCGCGACGGTCTGCTCGCTCAGGTCAATCAGGCCAATATGGCCAAGGCGCAGGCACAGGTCGACGTGAACAGCGCCTCGCATATTGTGCAGGCCGAGCAGGATTGGCTTGACGCCTACGGCAAGGCCGAGTTCGACGATTCGCGGTTGCCGAGCGTATTGTCCAACCAGCTCACCGACATATACGAGGCGACCTATGGCATTTCCTCCAACGTGAACCGTGCGGAGATCATCACCGCGAATGTGGTCGGCGGCAGCGGCGTATTCGCCGACCGTGTCCTGCACAACATGGCCAATGAGATCCGCAAGCGCATCACGTCGCTGAACGATCAGGCCGGTGTGATGCGTGCCAACGTCGAGACCCGTATGGCGGATTATCTGGGCTCCTACGCTCCCGACGACAATATGGTCACTGCAAGCGTGGAGGAATACCGGTTCTATGTCGAGGAGCTGAAAAGCCTCGACATGCTCAGCACGCGGAAGGCCACGGACGAGGAATACGTGAACAGCCTTGAAAAGCTGCGCATGAGCTTCATGCAGATCGCCCGTGCCGTCGATACCGATAAGAAACGCATCGACGAGCAGCTTGACCGTATCAACGCGATGCTGAAGGGGCAGCAGTTCGGCCCACGTCACGGCAGCCTGTCGATCAGCGCCGAAGTACATAATCCGGAGCATGAGTTCGTGGGACTGATGAAGAACACCATCGCCGATCTGAACGATTGGAAACAAAGCGATCAGGGGAATCCGGCCGCCACACGCAAGCAGTTCGAGCGCTGCCGCGCGCTGGTGGAGCGATTGCGACAGGAGCTCGGCCAGGTGCGCGACGCGAATGGCATTAAAAGCTATGGTGCGAAGAATCTCGATCCGCGGTGTCGCTGTTCGTTCTACGCGCTGGTCAAGCATGAGGACGGGCCGGACGAACGCATCACCTCGACCGGCGGGCGCTCCGGCGGCGCTTTGCAGGAGCTGACGTCGTTCATCTATGGCGCGGCGTTGATCTACCTGCTTGGCGGCGATGTGACCGGTCAACCGACCTACACCACGCTGTTCCTCGATGAGGCGCTGATCAAGGCGGATGGCCGCTATACGCAGCGTGCATTGGGCGTGCTGCCCAAGCTTGGCTTCCAGGTGATCGTGTCGGCGCCGGAAAGCAAGAC